The following coding sequences lie in one Metallumcola ferriviriculae genomic window:
- the metK gene encoding methionine adenosyltransferase yields MVRKLFTSESVTEGHPDKIADQISDAVLDAIYAQDPMARVACETAITTGLVLVTGEITTNCYVDIPKVVRETIREIGYTRAKFGFDCDTCAVLTAIDEQSTDIAMGVDRALEEKEGSLSEKEIGAIGAGDQGMMFGYASNETPELMPLPISLAHQLTRKLAEVRKSRVIPYLRPDAKSQVTVEYEGDLPSRVDTVVISSQHRPDLAMETLKEDIMKYVIKPVVPEELLDEDTKFFINPTGRFVIGGPQGDSGLTGRKIIVDTYGGMARHGGGAFSGKDPTKVDRSATYAARYVAKNIVAARLADRCEVQLAYAIGVAKPVSVRVDTFGTGKVDDETLVKLVEKHFDLRPAGIIKELDLRRPIYKQTAAYGHFGRNDLDLPWERTDKAEILSREAGL; encoded by the coding sequence ATGGTGAGAAAATTATTCACATCAGAGTCCGTAACCGAAGGGCATCCGGATAAAATTGCTGATCAAATATCCGATGCCGTATTAGATGCAATTTACGCCCAGGATCCAATGGCCAGAGTTGCCTGTGAGACGGCAATCACCACTGGTCTGGTACTAGTCACCGGTGAGATTACTACTAATTGTTATGTTGATATTCCCAAAGTGGTTCGGGAAACCATCAGAGAAATCGGCTACACCCGAGCAAAATTTGGCTTCGACTGCGATACCTGTGCTGTACTGACAGCAATAGATGAGCAGTCAACGGATATTGCCATGGGCGTGGACCGGGCGTTGGAAGAGAAAGAAGGCAGCCTGTCTGAAAAAGAAATTGGTGCCATTGGCGCCGGTGACCAGGGTATGATGTTTGGTTATGCCAGCAATGAAACGCCGGAATTGATGCCGCTGCCCATTTCATTGGCCCATCAACTGACGCGCAAACTTGCAGAAGTACGTAAAAGTAGAGTAATTCCTTATCTTCGCCCTGATGCAAAATCCCAGGTAACAGTGGAATACGAGGGTGATTTACCGTCAAGAGTGGATACAGTGGTAATATCCTCCCAGCATCGTCCCGATTTGGCGATGGAAACCTTAAAAGAAGATATTATGAAATACGTTATAAAACCGGTTGTGCCCGAGGAATTATTGGATGAAGACACTAAATTTTTTATTAATCCTACCGGTCGTTTTGTTATTGGTGGTCCCCAGGGTGATTCAGGTCTTACCGGCAGAAAGATTATTGTAGATACCTATGGCGGTATGGCCCGGCACGGCGGCGGCGCCTTCAGCGGCAAGGATCCCACAAAGGTAGACCGTTCCGCAACGTATGCTGCGCGGTATGTGGCTAAGAATATTGTGGCTGCCAGGCTGGCTGACCGCTGCGAAGTACAGCTGGCCTATGCCATCGGCGTCGCTAAACCCGTCTCAGTCCGGGTAGATACTTTTGGCACAGGTAAGGTAGATGATGAAACTTTAGTTAAATTAGTAGAGAAACACTTTGACCTGCGTCCTGCAGGTATTATCAAAGAACTGGATTTGAGAAGACCTATCTATAAACAGACTGCTGCGTACGGACATTTTGGTCGTAATGACCTGGATCTGCCTTGGGAACGCACTGATAAGGCAGAAATACTTAGTCGAGAAGCAGGTTTGTAA
- a CDS encoding PPC domain-containing DNA-binding protein has protein sequence MKYQEAGIGRTFVLRLEHEDRLPDTLELFAQKKGIQSGLVFFLGGAAGDSKVVVGPEDGLADRIVPMITSLAGTSEALGVGTIFQNTAGTAKLHLHSAFGRGEETVTGCTREGVDIWHIGEVVILELVGINAERQIDRETGFELLELKE, from the coding sequence ATGAAATACCAGGAGGCAGGTATCGGCCGTACATTTGTATTGCGTTTAGAACACGAAGATCGACTGCCGGACACGTTGGAGCTCTTTGCACAAAAGAAAGGAATTCAATCGGGATTGGTCTTTTTCTTGGGCGGGGCCGCAGGAGATAGTAAGGTGGTAGTTGGTCCTGAAGATGGCTTAGCCGACCGAATTGTACCTATGATTACCTCACTTGCCGGCACCAGTGAGGCGCTGGGAGTGGGCACGATTTTTCAAAATACAGCAGGAACAGCTAAGCTGCATCTGCATTCCGCCTTTGGGCGGGGAGAAGAGACGGTTACCGGTTGCACCAGGGAAGGGGTAGACATCTGGCATATTGGCGAAGTGGTAATCCTGGAACTAGTGGGAATTAACGCTGAGAGACAAATTGACCGGGAAACCGGCTTTGAACTGTTGGAATTAAAGGAATAA
- the dapF gene encoding diaminopimelate epimerase, with the protein MDFIKMHGLGNDFIMVNDMDENIAEGRLPELATKLCDRKFGIGADGLVLMLPSTQADVRMRIFNPDGSEPEMCGNAIRCFAKLAWEEGTVKKEALTVETLAGIIKPRLLLKGSDIEAVRVDMGEPRLERGEIPMSGTGTSPVAGETINLADGKNFQFTAVSMGNPHCIIFVDDMNTVQLKNWGAELEKHPLFPKKTNVEFVEVVNDSHVKMRVWERGAGETLACGTGACATGVAAALNKHTGRKVTVSLTGGDLVIEWDDKTNHVYMTGPAAKVFTGRVEIKEEI; encoded by the coding sequence ATGGACTTTATCAAAATGCACGGTTTGGGAAATGACTTTATCATGGTAAATGATATGGACGAAAATATTGCGGAAGGGCGTTTGCCGGAGCTAGCGACAAAATTATGTGATCGTAAGTTCGGTATCGGTGCTGACGGTTTGGTGTTGATGCTGCCGTCCACGCAGGCGGATGTACGCATGCGAATTTTTAATCCAGATGGCTCAGAGCCGGAAATGTGCGGCAATGCCATTCGTTGTTTCGCCAAACTGGCCTGGGAAGAAGGAACGGTAAAAAAAGAGGCTCTAACCGTAGAAACTTTAGCCGGTATTATTAAACCCCGACTGCTGCTAAAGGGTAGTGACATAGAAGCAGTACGTGTGGATATGGGAGAGCCCCGCCTAGAGCGCGGGGAAATCCCCATGTCCGGGACCGGGACAAGTCCTGTAGCAGGAGAAACCATCAATCTGGCTGATGGTAAGAATTTCCAGTTTACTGCTGTATCAATGGGCAATCCCCACTGTATAATTTTTGTGGACGATATGAATACAGTACAGTTAAAAAATTGGGGAGCCGAACTGGAAAAACACCCGCTCTTTCCTAAAAAGACAAATGTGGAATTTGTGGAGGTTGTCAACGATAGTCATGTTAAAATGCGGGTCTGGGAGCGGGGTGCAGGCGAGACACTAGCCTGTGGTACCGGCGCCTGTGCCACAGGTGTGGCAGCGGCACTGAATAAACACACCGGCCGCAAGGTAACTGTCTCCTTAACAGGAGGAGATTTAGTAATTGAATGGGATGACAAGACTAACCACGTGTACATGACCGGGCCGGCAGCCAAAGTATTTACCGGCCGGGTAGAAATAAAGGAGGAGATTTAA
- a CDS encoding YicC/YloC family endoribonuclease: protein MIKSMTGYGQGAAIGGGKAIAVEMKSVNHRFLDVSVRMPRQYSLLEERFRGVIKDRLNRGRVDIYVKIENVAEAERTLTVDKALAQAYYNSIMELNQLLGVDASVSAYDIAQLPDVIQLENDDDLDKIWPPMEDALRQALEQMVTMRESEGEKLQDDLNEKKATIEKLLQDVEQRAGTVVEDYRGRLKQRISELMAETPVNEERLAAEVAIMADKSNVNEEIVRLKSHLEQLQQTLEIVKPVGRKLDFLVQEMHREINTIGSKNYDLSLGRLVIDIKSEIEKIREQVQNIE from the coding sequence ATGATTAAGAGTATGACAGGCTATGGACAGGGTGCAGCTATCGGTGGCGGCAAAGCGATAGCCGTAGAGATGAAATCGGTCAATCATCGGTTTTTGGATGTTTCCGTACGTATGCCCCGGCAGTATTCGCTGCTGGAGGAGCGTTTCCGCGGTGTCATCAAGGATAGACTGAACCGTGGAAGGGTAGACATATATGTGAAGATTGAAAATGTTGCCGAAGCGGAGCGAACACTGACCGTTGACAAGGCATTGGCGCAGGCATATTATAATTCAATAATGGAACTAAACCAACTGCTTGGTGTAGATGCCAGTGTATCAGCTTACGATATAGCTCAACTGCCCGATGTTATTCAGCTGGAGAATGACGATGACCTAGATAAGATATGGCCGCCGATGGAGGACGCCTTAAGGCAGGCTCTTGAGCAGATGGTAACTATGCGTGAAAGTGAAGGTGAAAAGCTGCAGGATGATCTGAATGAAAAAAAGGCAACCATTGAAAAATTATTGCAGGATGTGGAACAACGGGCGGGCACTGTAGTAGAAGACTATCGGGGAAGGTTGAAACAGCGCATAAGTGAATTAATGGCAGAAACCCCGGTAAATGAAGAACGTTTGGCTGCAGAAGTGGCTATAATGGCAGATAAGAGTAATGTCAATGAAGAGATTGTCCGCTTAAAAAGTCATTTGGAACAATTGCAACAAACTTTAGAGATAGTTAAACCGGTAGGTCGCAAACTGGACTTTTTGGTACAGGAAATGCACAGGGAAATCAACACCATCGGCTCCAAGAATTACGATCTTAGTCTAGGACGCCTGGTAATTGACATAAAAAGCGAAATAGAAAAAATTCGTGAACAGGTGCAAAACATCGAGTAG
- a CDS encoding D-2-hydroxyacid dehydrogenase, translated as MTKVTIDTALEQHHLQKLIKQFPQAEFCLCEELAEEKELLLETEVLVTYGWKLTAELVRRMPKLKWIQALRAGVDNFPDGEITKQGIVVTTVRGIHGIPMAEHAFGMMLSFSRELLAFRGAQSQKQWRRDMSPNEIYGMTLGVVGTGSIGREVARRGTAFGMMVLGVNTSGNPVDGIEKMFSAKKLEVLLKQCDYVVVTLPLTDATYHMFGEQEFSQMKSTAYFINLARGQVVEEPAMVKALQEKEIAGAGLDVFEEEPLSPNSPLWEMENVLITPHLAALSPRYTTRAVDVFATNLAAYLAAESLHNVMNWKRGY; from the coding sequence ATGACTAAAGTTACCATAGATACTGCCTTGGAGCAGCATCACCTGCAAAAACTAATAAAGCAATTTCCTCAGGCTGAGTTTTGCCTATGTGAGGAACTAGCAGAGGAAAAGGAGCTTTTACTTGAAACTGAAGTGTTGGTTACATACGGTTGGAAGTTAACAGCAGAACTGGTGCGGCGGATGCCGAAATTAAAGTGGATTCAGGCACTCCGGGCTGGAGTTGATAACTTTCCTGATGGAGAAATAACTAAGCAGGGAATTGTGGTTACCACGGTCAGGGGAATTCACGGTATACCGATGGCAGAGCATGCTTTTGGCATGATGTTGTCCTTTAGCAGAGAGTTATTGGCTTTTAGGGGTGCCCAAAGCCAGAAGCAATGGAGACGGGATATGTCGCCGAACGAAATATACGGGATGACCTTAGGGGTGGTGGGTACGGGAAGTATCGGTCGGGAAGTAGCTAGGCGAGGCACAGCATTCGGTATGATGGTTTTAGGGGTTAATACCAGCGGAAATCCGGTTGATGGAATTGAAAAGATGTTTAGCGCGAAGAAGCTGGAAGTGCTTCTTAAACAATGCGATTACGTAGTAGTAACTCTGCCGCTAACCGACGCGACATACCATATGTTTGGCGAACAAGAGTTTAGCCAGATGAAATCAACCGCCTACTTTATAAACCTGGCCCGGGGACAGGTAGTGGAGGAGCCTGCTATGGTAAAGGCATTGCAGGAAAAAGAAATTGCCGGGGCAGGCCTGGATGTCTTTGAAGAGGAACCACTTTCACCTAACAGCCCTTTATGGGAAATGGAGAATGTCCTAATAACTCCCCACCTGGCTGCTTTATCTCCGCGCTATACCACTCGGGCAGTGGATGTATTTGCGACAAATTTAGCTGCATATCTAGCAGCCGAATCCCTGCATAATGTAATGAACTGGAAAAGGGGATATTGA
- the gmk gene encoding guanylate kinase, translated as MAEQGLLIVISGPSGAGKGTICSRMMESEPELRYSISATTRPPRKGEVDGENYFFLEREEFVSMRETGGFLEWAEVYGNFYGTPRKNVELMLNQGYDIILEIDIQGALQIKEKFPEGVFIFIEPPSLKELETRITKRGTDSKDVIARRMQEASKELKYVTEYDYVVVNDCLEVAVTRVKSIIVAEKCRPQRKRLTLTNEVMGK; from the coding sequence TTGGCAGAGCAAGGTTTGTTAATTGTTATATCCGGCCCCTCGGGTGCCGGAAAAGGAACTATTTGTTCGAGGATGATGGAAAGTGAACCCGAACTTCGTTATTCCATTTCCGCAACTACCAGACCGCCGCGAAAAGGAGAAGTAGACGGAGAGAATTACTTTTTTCTGGAGCGGGAAGAGTTTGTATCCATGCGTGAAACGGGAGGATTTTTAGAGTGGGCCGAAGTTTACGGTAATTTTTACGGCACACCTCGAAAAAATGTGGAATTAATGCTTAATCAGGGTTATGATATAATTCTTGAGATAGATATCCAAGGAGCCCTGCAAATTAAAGAAAAATTTCCTGAAGGAGTATTTATCTTTATAGAGCCGCCCTCTTTAAAAGAATTAGAAACCAGAATTACCAAAAGAGGTACCGATAGTAAGGATGTAATTGCTCGGCGGATGCAAGAAGCCTCCAAGGAACTTAAATATGTTACCGAGTATGATTATGTCGTAGTGAATGACTGCTTAGAGGTAGCCGTAACTCGTGTTAAATCAATTATTGTTGCGGAGAAGTGCCGCCCTCAGCGAAAAAGATTAACATTGACTAATGAGGTGATGGGAAAATGA
- the coaBC gene encoding bifunctional phosphopantothenoylcysteine decarboxylase/phosphopantothenate--cysteine ligase CoaBC — MLSGKSAVVAVTGGIAAYKAADMVSKLKKLGARVQVIMTAASKEFITATTLSTLSGNPVLDDLFGSPGEVSHIDVATTADIVVIAPATANIIGKLAHGIADDFVSTVMLAVQCPVIIAPAMNNAMFLNPVVQDNLDALQTRGYQVVQPDSGRLACGTDGPGRLAPVETILELVQKNFAQRRDLTGKKILVTAGGTQEPIDPVRYVGNRSSGKMGFAVAAAAALRGAEVVLIHANTHLPIPTGVTAVAVSTADEMLRAVLDYCSHSDVVIKAAAVADYKPARQADSKMKKEINNLALTLVPTTDILAELGKRKGKQILVGFAAETDDLLANAKKKIQRKNLDLIVANDVSRTDIGFATNENQVTFLYADGRQETLAKMNKNLVAQEIMDRVIDIIAARYPAGKEE; from the coding sequence GTGCTGAGTGGCAAAAGCGCAGTGGTCGCGGTAACCGGCGGTATAGCCGCATATAAAGCGGCGGATATGGTAAGCAAACTTAAAAAACTGGGCGCAAGGGTGCAGGTGATCATGACCGCAGCCTCAAAAGAGTTTATCACCGCGACAACTTTAAGTACCCTATCCGGTAATCCCGTGCTGGATGATTTATTCGGCAGCCCGGGAGAGGTCAGTCACATAGATGTGGCTACCACTGCCGATATAGTGGTGATTGCGCCCGCTACTGCAAATATTATCGGTAAACTTGCCCATGGTATTGCTGACGATTTTGTCAGCACAGTAATGCTTGCGGTACAATGTCCGGTAATAATTGCTCCGGCTATGAACAATGCGATGTTTTTAAACCCGGTTGTTCAGGATAACCTTGATGCCCTACAGACAAGAGGCTATCAGGTGGTACAGCCTGATAGCGGCAGGCTTGCCTGTGGTACTGACGGGCCCGGCCGTCTTGCGCCGGTGGAAACGATTTTGGAATTAGTGCAGAAGAATTTCGCACAGCGGCGGGATTTAACAGGAAAGAAGATACTGGTTACCGCAGGGGGTACGCAGGAACCTATCGACCCGGTGCGATATGTAGGTAACCGCAGTTCAGGAAAGATGGGTTTTGCCGTAGCCGCTGCCGCTGCTTTAAGGGGCGCTGAAGTGGTGCTGATTCATGCAAATACCCACCTCCCCATACCTACGGGGGTTACCGCCGTGGCGGTAAGCACTGCTGATGAGATGCTCCGGGCAGTTTTAGATTATTGTTCCCATAGCGACGTGGTTATTAAGGCGGCAGCGGTGGCCGATTACAAGCCGGCACGGCAGGCAGATTCAAAGATGAAAAAGGAAATTAACAATTTGGCGTTAACGTTGGTGCCGACGACTGACATTTTGGCGGAATTGGGAAAAAGAAAAGGCAAGCAGATATTAGTGGGCTTTGCCGCTGAAACTGATGACCTTTTGGCAAATGCCAAGAAGAAAATACAGCGGAAAAATCTTGATTTGATTGTGGCTAATGATGTAAGTCGTACAGATATTGGTTTTGCAACTAACGAAAACCAGGTAACTTTTCTTTACGCCGATGGCAGGCAGGAAACATTGGCCAAAATGAATAAGAATTTGGTGGCCCAGGAAATTATGGACCGCGTTATTGATATTATCGCAGCAAGATACCCAGCGGGGAAAGAGGAGTGA
- a CDS encoding calcium-transporting P-type ATPase, PMR1-type → MGENWYNLEVEESMKKLKTSAKGLKEKEAKKRLEQYGPNRIKEQKGKSPVLMFLGQFTDFMVLVLIAATVISVMLGEIADAVTILAIIILNAVLGFIQEFRAEKSMEALKQLTAPEAKVMRNGEETKIPAAKLVPGDIIILDTGDRIPADCRLLEGSNLQLEESALTGESVPVKKVNSVITDNRVALGDQENMLFMGTSITRGRGHALVVGTGMNTEMGNIAGMMQEVGDSETPLQRRLAGLGRWLVFFCILVCVVVVVTGILRGEPVYRMFLAGVSLAVAAIPEGLPAIVTVALAIGVQKMIRRNAVVRRLPAVETLGCATVICSDKTGTLTQNQMTVRRLWLGKEHEVSGDGYEPKGEFSILGKRVKPKGQLETALKIAAVCNNSNLTKNGIKVGGLFRKKESTWHINGDPTEGALLVMAAKGGIWRESVEKKEQRIYELPFDSDRKRMTVVMEDGKGNRTAYTKGAPDVILKRCSHFLQDGEVRVMDSKMRDVISDENTLLAGQALRVLALAYRPADRLDEEELESEMVFVGLAGMIDPPRPAAVKAIDTCKQAGIMPVMITGDHQATAWAIAREMGLLTGDKKVLTGNQLDLLSDQDLAGEVEQVAVYARVSPQHKLRIVRALKDKGHVVAMTGDGVNDAPAVKEADIGVAMGKTGTDVTREASDMVLTDDNFATIVAAIEEGRAIYDNIRKFIRYLLSCNVGEVLTMFFAALAGLPLPLLPIQILWVNLVTDGLPAMALGVDNADKDVMLRSPRHPKESIFSRGLASKIMSRGFQIGLGTLLVFTLGVWLGDGELAAARTMAFATLVFSQLFHVFDCKSERYSLFQVGVFSNSFLVIAVTCSVIMQLSVIYLPFFQPIFKTVPLNLFHWCVILLAAGWRTFGLAIYHYAWRPLARRLVFLKA, encoded by the coding sequence ATGGGAGAAAATTGGTACAATCTTGAAGTGGAAGAAAGTATGAAGAAGTTGAAGACCTCAGCAAAAGGACTAAAAGAAAAGGAAGCGAAAAAACGGCTGGAACAGTATGGGCCTAATCGGATAAAGGAACAAAAGGGCAAGTCGCCGGTATTGATGTTTTTAGGTCAGTTTACTGACTTTATGGTACTGGTGTTAATTGCTGCCACTGTGATTTCGGTAATGCTGGGTGAGATAGCCGATGCAGTGACCATCTTGGCAATCATTATTTTAAATGCCGTATTGGGTTTCATCCAGGAGTTCAGAGCGGAAAAATCCATGGAAGCGTTGAAACAACTTACTGCACCCGAGGCTAAGGTGATGCGAAACGGCGAGGAAACAAAAATACCGGCCGCCAAATTAGTCCCCGGCGATATTATAATACTGGACACCGGTGATAGAATTCCGGCGGACTGCCGTCTTTTAGAAGGAAGTAACCTTCAGTTGGAGGAATCTGCTCTCACAGGCGAATCAGTACCGGTGAAAAAAGTCAACAGTGTCATCACCGACAATCGGGTGGCATTAGGTGACCAGGAGAATATGCTATTTATGGGTACCAGTATAACTCGGGGCAGGGGGCACGCCCTGGTAGTGGGAACGGGAATGAATACAGAGATGGGTAATATCGCAGGCATGATGCAGGAAGTGGGAGACAGCGAAACCCCGCTGCAGCGCAGGTTAGCGGGGTTGGGCCGATGGCTGGTATTTTTCTGTATTTTGGTGTGCGTGGTGGTGGTAGTAACCGGTATACTCCGCGGAGAGCCTGTTTATCGTATGTTTCTGGCCGGGGTAAGTCTGGCAGTGGCAGCTATTCCTGAAGGGCTTCCCGCCATAGTTACCGTAGCACTGGCTATCGGTGTACAAAAGATGATTCGCCGCAATGCAGTTGTTCGGCGGCTGCCGGCGGTAGAGACTCTGGGTTGTGCTACTGTAATATGTTCCGATAAAACTGGCACGCTGACCCAAAACCAGATGACGGTACGCCGCTTATGGCTGGGCAAAGAACATGAAGTCAGCGGTGACGGATACGAACCCAAGGGTGAATTTTCTATCTTGGGGAAGAGGGTAAAGCCTAAAGGACAGTTGGAAACAGCATTAAAAATTGCTGCGGTATGTAATAATTCTAATTTAACTAAAAACGGGATTAAGGTTGGCGGCTTGTTTCGTAAAAAAGAGTCCACTTGGCATATTAACGGTGACCCTACTGAAGGAGCACTATTGGTAATGGCAGCCAAAGGAGGAATTTGGAGGGAAAGTGTAGAAAAGAAAGAACAGCGTATTTATGAATTGCCCTTTGATTCCGACAGAAAACGTATGACTGTTGTTATGGAAGATGGCAAAGGAAATAGGACTGCTTATACCAAAGGCGCTCCGGATGTGATATTAAAGCGATGCAGCCATTTCCTGCAAGATGGAGAAGTTCGGGTAATGGACAGCAAAATGCGAGATGTTATTAGCGATGAGAACACGCTGCTGGCAGGCCAGGCACTCCGTGTGCTTGCTCTAGCCTATCGACCTGCTGACCGGTTGGACGAAGAGGAACTTGAGTCGGAAATGGTCTTTGTGGGGCTCGCAGGAATGATAGACCCACCTAGGCCCGCGGCGGTAAAAGCAATCGACACCTGTAAACAGGCCGGGATTATGCCGGTGATGATTACAGGTGACCATCAAGCCACTGCTTGGGCCATTGCTCGGGAGATGGGTCTGCTTACCGGGGATAAAAAGGTACTTACCGGCAACCAGCTGGACCTTTTATCTGACCAGGACTTAGCCGGAGAAGTAGAACAGGTGGCGGTATATGCCAGGGTATCGCCTCAGCATAAACTACGAATTGTGCGGGCATTAAAGGACAAGGGTCATGTAGTAGCTATGACTGGTGACGGTGTTAATGATGCGCCAGCGGTGAAGGAAGCAGACATCGGTGTCGCCATGGGTAAGACAGGTACCGACGTTACCCGGGAAGCATCAGACATGGTGCTCACCGATGATAATTTTGCTACTATTGTGGCGGCCATTGAAGAAGGCCGCGCCATTTATGATAATATCCGCAAGTTTATCCGTTACCTCCTATCATGTAATGTAGGTGAAGTACTGACCATGTTTTTTGCAGCTTTGGCGGGACTGCCCCTTCCACTGCTGCCCATTCAGATATTATGGGTGAATCTGGTCACTGACGGATTACCTGCTATGGCGTTAGGGGTAGATAATGCGGATAAGGATGTTATGCTGAGGTCGCCTAGACATCCTAAGGAAAGTATTTTTTCCCGGGGTTTGGCTTCGAAGATTATGTCTAGAGGTTTTCAGATTGGGTTAGGCACACTGTTGGTGTTTACCCTGGGCGTGTGGTTGGGTGACGGTGAACTGGCTGCTGCAAGAACCATGGCTTTTGCCACCCTGGTTTTCTCTCAGCTGTTTCATGTCTTCGATTGCAAGTCGGAACGGTACTCGCTTTTTCAGGTAGGTGTTTTTTCCAATTCCTTTTTGGTAATTGCAGTGACCTGTTCTGTGATAATGCAGCTAAGTGTAATTTATCTGCCATTTTTCCAGCCAATCTTTAAGACTGTGCCCTTAAATTTGTTTCATTGGTGCGTAATTTTACTGGCTGCAGGATGGCGTACCTTTGGGTTGGCCATATACCATTATGCTTGGCGCCCGCTGGCTCGAAGGTTGGTATTTTTAAAGGCATAA
- the remA gene encoding extracellular matrix/biofilm regulator RemA, with translation MSIKLINIGFGNIVSANRIVAIVSPESAPIKRIIQETRDKGMLIDATYGRRTRAVIITDSDHIILSAVQPETVAHRLTSKEAAQQGEDKDE, from the coding sequence ATGAGTATTAAATTAATCAATATTGGCTTTGGAAACATTGTTTCCGCTAACCGCATTGTGGCTATCGTCAGCCCAGAATCAGCACCCATTAAGAGAATTATCCAAGAAACCAGGGACAAGGGTATGTTGATTGATGCTACATACGGAAGGCGAACTCGGGCCGTTATCATTACCGACAGTGACCATATCATTCTTTCCGCCGTTCAGCCGGAAACTGTGGCACATCGTCTAACCAGCAAGGAAGCGGCTCAACAAGGTGAAGATAAAGACGAGTAA
- the rpoZ gene encoding DNA-directed RNA polymerase subunit omega, with protein MNQPPIDILLKRVDSKYALVVMAAKRARILTDENLLEQEKTVKPVTRALHEIGEGKFTYVRTKDGIK; from the coding sequence ATGAATCAACCGCCAATTGATATTCTGCTTAAACGGGTGGACAGTAAATACGCCTTGGTGGTGATGGCCGCTAAACGGGCCAGAATCCTTACAGATGAAAATTTACTGGAACAAGAAAAAACAGTAAAACCCGTAACCCGTGCTCTGCATGAGATTGGGGAAGGAAAATTTACATATGTTCGAACAAAAGACGGTATCAAATAA
- a CDS encoding LL-diaminopimelate aminotransferase: MKEAKRLQKLPPYLFARIEKKIQEKKAQGVDIISLGIGDPDRPTPEHVIDKLVEQAHNPENHGYPSSVGMLEYREAVADWYKKRFDVELDPKEEIVSLIGSKEGIGHISFCYVDPGDINLVPDPGYPVYGIGTLLAGGEPYYLPLKEENGFLPDLAAVPGDVADKAKILFINYPNNPTGALADLDFYNKVVAFAKKHDLIICHDAAYSEIAFDGYEPPSFLQAEGAKDVGIEFNSLSKPYNMTGWRIGWAAGNKEVVEALGRIKSNLDSGAFQAIQHAAIAGLSGSQDPVKEMQKVYQERRDAAIDGLNKMGWTMDKPQATFYVWAPVPKKYNSSEFAELVLEKAGVIITPGIGYGENGEGYFRIALTVEKNRIEEALQRMQEAIGKVEF, translated from the coding sequence ATGAAAGAAGCCAAGAGATTGCAAAAATTGCCACCCTATCTTTTTGCCAGAATTGAAAAGAAGATTCAAGAAAAAAAGGCCCAAGGGGTAGATATCATCAGTTTGGGAATTGGTGATCCGGACCGTCCGACACCGGAACACGTCATCGACAAATTAGTGGAACAAGCACATAATCCCGAAAACCATGGTTACCCCAGTTCGGTAGGGATGCTTGAATACCGGGAGGCAGTTGCTGATTGGTATAAGAAGCGATTTGATGTGGAATTAGACCCAAAAGAAGAAATAGTTAGCTTAATTGGTTCTAAGGAAGGTATCGGGCACATTTCTTTCTGTTATGTAGATCCGGGCGATATCAATTTGGTACCTGACCCGGGCTATCCTGTTTACGGCATAGGGACCCTGCTTGCGGGGGGCGAGCCATATTATCTGCCACTCAAAGAAGAAAACGGTTTCCTGCCGGACTTAGCTGCGGTACCCGGTGATGTGGCGGACAAGGCAAAGATTCTTTTTATCAATTACCCAAATAATCCAACCGGTGCTTTAGCTGACCTGGATTTTTACAATAAAGTGGTGGCTTTTGCTAAAAAGCACGATTTGATTATCTGCCATGATGCTGCCTACAGCGAAATTGCTTTTGATGGCTACGAGCCGCCAAGTTTTCTTCAAGCGGAAGGTGCCAAAGATGTAGGTATAGAATTTAACTCTCTATCCAAGCCCTATAATATGACCGGTTGGCGGATAGGCTGGGCTGCCGGAAACAAAGAGGTTGTAGAAGCTTTGGGACGAATTAAATCAAATCTTGATTCCGGAGCCTTCCAAGCGATTCAGCATGCTGCTATTGCTGGACTGTCGGGGTCCCAGGACCCGGTAAAGGAAATGCAAAAGGTTTATCAAGAACGCCGGGATGCCGCAATAGATGGTTTAAATAAAATGGGCTGGACTATGGATAAACCCCAAGCTACCTTTTATGTATGGGCCCCGGTACCGAAAAAATACAACTCCAGTGAATTTGCAGAACTAGTACTTGAAAAAGCCGGTGTCATTATTACGCCCGGAATTGGCTACGGTGAAAATGGTGAAGGATATTTCCGTATTGCCCTTACCGTGGAGAAAAATCGTATCGAAGAAGCTTTGCAGCGTATGCAGGAAGCTATCGGTAAGGTGGAATTTTAG